A genomic region of Rhizomicrobium sp. contains the following coding sequences:
- a CDS encoding peptidylprolyl isomerase — protein MARDKENTLIMELKTGPVVIALRPDLAPGHVARIKELTRKGFYDGVVFHRVIPDFMAQTGDPTGTGSGGSDLPDLKAEFSNEKHKRGTVSAARTNNPHSANSQFFICFADAPWLDRQYSIWGEVVEGLEHVDAIKKGGDHNNGQISGAPDKILRMRVEADV, from the coding sequence ATGGCCCGCGACAAGGAAAATACCCTGATCATGGAATTGAAGACCGGCCCGGTCGTGATCGCGCTCAGGCCCGACCTGGCGCCCGGCCATGTCGCCCGCATCAAGGAGCTGACCCGCAAGGGCTTCTACGACGGCGTCGTCTTCCACCGCGTCATCCCGGATTTCATGGCGCAGACCGGCGATCCGACCGGCACCGGCTCGGGCGGCTCGGACCTACCCGACCTGAAGGCGGAATTCTCCAACGAGAAGCACAAGCGCGGCACGGTCTCCGCCGCGCGCACCAACAATCCCCACAGCGCCAACAGCCAGTTCTTCATCTGCTTCGCCGACGCGCCCTGGCTCGACCGGCAATATTCGATCTGGGGCGAGGTGGTCGAAGGCTTGGAACACGTCGACGCGATCAAGAAGGGCGGCGACCACAACAACGGCCAGATCAGCGGCGCGCCGGACAAGATCCTGCGTATGCGCGTCGAGGCCGACGTCTAG
- the coaD gene encoding pantetheine-phosphate adenylyltransferase: MAEVGKNDIARRFRVGLYPGTFDPVTLGHLDIVKRALKLVDRLVIGLATGTGKAPLFSLDERVAMWRHEAQNMTKDGSTIDVVPFSDKLQVEFAREVGATVIVRGLRAVSDFEYEFQMAAMNQRLAQDIETVFLMADPRNQAIASRLVKEIAMLGGDVRAFTSPHVAELLVKRCKEQAKR, from the coding sequence GTGGCTGAGGTGGGCAAGAACGATATCGCGCGGCGTTTCCGCGTCGGCCTTTATCCGGGCACCTTCGATCCGGTCACGCTCGGCCATCTGGACATCGTCAAGCGCGCGCTGAAGCTGGTCGACCGGCTGGTGATCGGCCTGGCGACCGGCACCGGCAAGGCGCCGCTCTTCTCGCTGGACGAACGCGTGGCGATGTGGCGCCACGAGGCCCAGAACATGACCAAGGACGGCTCCACGATCGACGTGGTTCCGTTCAGCGACAAGCTGCAGGTCGAATTCGCCCGCGAGGTCGGAGCCACCGTGATCGTGCGCGGCCTTCGGGCCGTGTCGGACTTCGAATACGAATTCCAGATGGCGGCGATGAACCAGCGCCTGGCGCAGGACATCGAAACCGTCTTTCTCATGGCCGATCCGCGGAACCAGGCGATCGCCTCGCGGCTGGTCAAGGAAATCGCCATGCTCGGCGGCGACGTGAGGGCCTTCACCAGCCCGCACGTGGCCGAGCTTCTCGTGAAACGCTGCAAGGAACAGGCAAAACGCTGA
- a CDS encoding DNA gyrase C-terminal beta-propeller domain-containing protein, translating into MVGLAIAVANIDEVIALIRGAADAATAREQLMARNWPAMDVEPLIKLIADPRHLIQEDGTIRLSEEQAKAILDLRLQRLTALGRDEIGDEVKKLAEAIADYLDILRSRPRVLEIVRNELRAIREEFATPRKTELVDADVEVEDEALIEREDVAVTVTHGGYIKRTPLDEYRVQGRGGKGRSGMATREEDFVTSLFVASTHAWLVFFSSTGMAYKLKVWRLPEARIQGKGKAMVNLLPLAEGERITTILPLPEDETQWDKLNIVFATKSGDVRRNELSDFASINRNGKIAMKLEPGDGIVGVQTCTDGDDVLLTTHNGKCIRFGMSDLRVFASRASTGVRGIKLAPSDEVVSLALLRHTDITPAEAAAYLKQSRAARRAALGDDGDTDAPIEDAEDSEESREEIALTTERYSELGAREQFVLAVSESGFGKRTSSYEYRVMGRGAQGIWAMKKNTAIVAGFPVEESDDLMLISNQGQTIRVPVSSISVQGRGSGGVTVFRVDEGERVVSVERIEDVSGEGGE; encoded by the coding sequence TTGGTCGGCCTCGCCATCGCCGTCGCCAATATCGACGAGGTCATCGCGCTGATCCGCGGCGCCGCCGACGCCGCGACGGCGCGCGAGCAGTTGATGGCGCGCAACTGGCCGGCGATGGACGTCGAGCCGCTCATCAAGCTGATCGCCGATCCGCGCCATCTCATCCAGGAAGACGGCACGATCCGGCTGTCGGAAGAGCAGGCCAAGGCCATCCTCGACCTGCGCCTGCAGCGCCTGACGGCGCTGGGACGCGACGAGATCGGCGACGAAGTGAAAAAGCTCGCCGAAGCGATCGCCGACTATCTCGACATCCTGCGCTCGCGTCCGCGCGTGCTGGAGATCGTGCGGAACGAGCTTCGGGCCATCCGCGAGGAATTCGCCACGCCGCGCAAGACCGAGCTGGTCGATGCCGACGTCGAGGTCGAGGACGAGGCGCTGATCGAGCGCGAGGACGTCGCGGTCACGGTCACCCATGGCGGCTACATCAAGCGCACGCCGCTCGACGAGTATCGCGTGCAGGGCCGCGGCGGCAAGGGCCGCTCCGGCATGGCGACGCGGGAGGAGGATTTCGTCACCTCCCTGTTCGTGGCCAGCACCCATGCCTGGCTGGTGTTCTTCTCCTCCACCGGCATGGCCTACAAGCTGAAGGTCTGGCGCCTGCCGGAGGCCCGCATCCAGGGCAAGGGCAAGGCGATGGTGAATCTCTTGCCGCTGGCGGAAGGCGAACGCATCACCACCATCCTGCCGCTGCCGGAAGACGAGACCCAGTGGGACAAGCTCAACATCGTGTTCGCCACCAAGTCCGGCGACGTGCGGCGCAACGAGCTGTCGGATTTCGCCAGCATCAACCGCAACGGCAAGATCGCCATGAAGCTGGAACCGGGCGACGGGATCGTCGGCGTGCAGACCTGCACCGACGGCGACGACGTTCTGCTGACCACCCACAACGGCAAGTGCATCCGCTTCGGCATGTCGGACCTGCGCGTCTTCGCGAGCAGGGCCTCCACGGGCGTGCGCGGCATCAAGCTGGCGCCGAGCGACGAGGTCGTGAGCCTCGCGCTGCTGCGCCATACCGACATCACGCCGGCCGAGGCCGCCGCCTATCTGAAGCAGTCGCGCGCCGCGCGGCGGGCCGCGCTGGGCGATGACGGCGACACCGACGCGCCCATCGAGGATGCCGAGGACAGCGAGGAGAGCCGGGAAGAAATCGCGCTCACTACGGAACGCTATTCCGAACTCGGCGCGCGCGAGCAATTCGTCCTGGCCGTATCCGAAAGCGGCTTCGGCAAGCGCACCAGTTCCTACGAGTACCGCGTCATGGGCCGCGGCGCGCAGGGCATCTGGGCGATGAAGAAGAACACCGCCATCGTCGCCGGCTTCCCGGTCGAGGAGAGCGACGATCTGATGCTGATCTCCAACCAGGGCCAGACGATCCGCGTGCCGGTGTCGTCGATCAGCGTCCAGGGCCGGGGATCGGGCGGCGTCACCGTGTTCCGCGTGGACGAGGGCGAGCGCGTCGTCTCGGTCGAACGGATCGAGGACGTCTCGGGCGAAGGGGGCGAGTGA